The Natrinema sp. DC36 genome includes the window TCGGTCCCACTAAACATTCACTCGCGGCGGCTAGTGTAGAGAAAGGCATTTCAAGCGGCCGGTGTAGGTGTCTGTATGAGCAATCCCCCGACCGAGTTCTACTCGGAGGAACGCTGGCAGAACTGGATCGGTCGAATCAAAGACGAAGACATCGATCCGGAGGACGAATCGTCGGCGCGGCTCCTGCTCAATCTGCAGGACGACACGGCGATCGCGATCGCGAAGATCGTCGCCGCCTACGACGACGACGAACTCGATCAGGAGGATGCGCTCGGAGAGATCGCGGACGTCCGCGAAATCGTTCTTAGCGAGGTCGATATCGAAGACGAGGAGAAGCTGATCCTCGTCGACGGCGTCCAGACGAGTCTGGTCTGCGTCTTCTTCGCGGCCGAGGAGTACGTCGCCAACGGACCTGCCGACGAAGGCAGCGTCGGCGACTACCTCGGTGCCGCGGCCGACGCCGAGGCCGAAGAGGATCTCGATGCCGCACTCGGCTACGCGGCCCAGGCGGGGACGCTCATCATCGACGGCAACGAGCTCGACATGACCGTCGCCGAGGACCTCGAGTACGGACTGGTCACGGAGTGGATCAACGGCCTCGACAGCCTCCAGAGCGCGATGAGCGATCCCGAAGTCGTCGAAGAAGACGAGTAACGAGCACGCGCAGCCGCTCGAGCGGCAGGTTTGTTTTGACCGACAGATTCGCCGTTCCGTAGCCACCAGACGTTTACGTTATCACGACTATCCTCGGCTATGTCATTGCGGAGAGACGAGCGCGCAGTGACCGTCCAGATCGGGGCGGTGCTGATGCTCGCGATCGTCTTCGCCGCACTCGTGCTCTATCAGGTCAATGTCGTCCCCGCTGAGAACGGGGCGATCGAGAGCGAGCACAACCAGAACGTTCACGACGAGATGCAGGAGTTGCGGAACGCGATCCGAAACGCAGGCACAACAGGGAACTCACAGTCTGTATCGGTCACACTCGGGACGCAGTATCCGACTCGAACGTTCTCAATGAATCCGCCTGACCCGAGTGGGACAATCGAAACTATCCGACCGGAATCCAACGTAACGATCGTTTCGGGGAACGAAACGGACGAGTACGAAACTCGGTTTCTCGTCTACGAGCCCAACTACAACGAGTACCGCAACGCACCCCGAACTATACTCGAACACTCGCTACTGTACAATCAGTTCGAGCGGGCGAACGTTTCAGTCGGGAGCCAACAACTGATCGGGAGTGAACGGATCACGCTTACGCTTCTCGATGGCAGTCTACAGGAACGGAGTTCGGGAACTGTGTCGGTTCCCGTCGAATCCCTCGATCCGGTTCGAACAACGACACTCGAAGCCGGCTCCAGAATCACGGTACCGACCGAAAGTCCGGAGCGATGGAAGGTCGAACTTGAGTCGACCGAGGGAGCTAGATACGACGAAGCAGGCAGCGGAAACGGAACCGCATCGATCGTCCTAGAAGAAAAATTCGAACTCGATATCGCTCGAGTCGGCGTCGGGAACGGGGGAAGTTCAGACAAAAATTTCGCTATTGGTACCGAACGTACTGGCAACGATTACCGGACGGGTGGCAGTTACGACGTTTCGTTCGATGAACCCTCTGAGAACGTGGAGCAGTGTGACGACGCTGAGAGCTGTGATTATTTCTTCGTGGCTGGAACGACAGCAACGTTCTCGGCCACGGCAACCGCGCAAGCAGCTGCGTTCGATTTCGCTTATACGACGAGCGACGGCGTGACGGTCGACACCTTCAGTGAATCTAGCGAGGACGGTATCGTAGACGTTATCGCCGACGGGAACGGCACGATTGATCTATTCGTTTCGAGCGGTGGTGTCAGTGATACGATTGTCATTGACGTGAGGCCGCCGGACGAAGGTCCCGGTTCCGAAACGGACGGAATCTCGTGGGCGATCACGGACGACACGACCAACAACGTCGCTCAGTACGCCGTTTCGTACAACGTAAGTGCGGAGTCGTTCGATCACGTCCAGATCGAGTTCGACAATATCGATGGCGGAACGACGACGGTCGAGAATCGATCCGACCCTCGTGGGACCGTCGAGTACAGCGAGGGTGGATCCGGCGGAGACTCGTATACGATCACGATAACGGCGTTCGACACCAATGGGAACGTAATCGACACGAGGAACGAGACGGACACGGCGGATGGCGCGAATCCGGACGCAGACGACGACTTATCGTCATCGACGAGTCCGCGACTGAACGGAAGTCGCGTCGACGACTGGAGTCAGCCGAACGACAACTCCGCGCGTTACTTCGTCTCCTACGATGTCGGAAACCGAGACGAGTTCGACCGAGTCGAGGTCAGCTTCAAGAACCGCGATAGCGGTGCGATCACGACCGAGACTGCGACCGACCCCCGCGGTCGACTCGAGTTCTCCGGGAATTCGATCGACGACGAGTTCGGAATCGAACTTCGCGTGTACGATACCGACGGGGTGCTGGTCGACAGCCGGTCGTTCGGTGATACGGCCGACGGAACCAATCCGACTGCCAACGACGATCTGGGCGCGTCAACGAGCCCGCAGTTCCAGTCGGTGTCCGTTACGGACAACGGAAACAACGGTCAATCGAGGTACACCGCTGACTACACCGTCGACAGTTCGTCAACTCTTGGAACCGTCTGGGCGGAGTTCCGAAATCTCGACAACGCGTGGGCGACCGAAATCGCAGAGCAACCGGACGCAGACGGCCAGTTCGTACACGAACCCGGCGGCGGGACCGGTGGCGACGCGTACGAAATCACGCTCCTCGTCTTCGATTCGGACGGTGCCGTCGTCGATCGGTGGTACGACGACAATCCGGGCTAATCTCGACCGACTTGGTTACTCGCGATGGGACTGCGGGATCCGGTGGAGCAGGAGTTCGACAGGTGACGAAATGCCGAACGACAATACCTTGTATCATCACCTGTATTGACGAGACATGACTGCAGTCGGTATCGACGCCGTCGAGATCTGGACCGGGAACCTCAAGCTGGACCTTCCCGGCACGTTTGCCCCGGAGAAGGGCGAAGACCCGGAAAAATACACGAAAGGGCTCGGGCTCAACGCGAGTTCGTTCCCCGATAGCTACGAGGACATCGTCACGATGGGGGCGAACGCTGCCCACCGACTGATGGAACGGAAAGGACTCGAGCCGGCCGATATCGGTCGAATCGATGTCGCAACCGAGAGCGCCTTCGACAACTCGAAGCCGGTTTCGACGTACGTCGCTGGCTGCCTCGAGCAGGTGTACGACGACGACTTCCATCACGCGAACAAGGGCGAGCGGAAGTTCGCCTGTATCGCGGGGACGCAGAGTCTAGACGACGCCTACAACTGGATCCGCGCGGGCCGCAATCGCGGCCGCTCGGCGCTGGTCATCGCGACCGACACCGCACTCTACGCGCGCGGTGACGACGGCGAGGCAACCCAGGGGGCCGGGGCCGTCGCGATGCTTATCAGCGAGGATCCGAACCTCGTCGAACTCTCCGCCGAGCAGGGCTATGGCTCGGCCGACGAGACGGACTTCCTCAAGCCCAACCAGCAGTTCCCGTCCGTCGACGGCAAACGCTCCGTGCAGGTCTACCTCGCACGGATGCGCGAGGCCCTCGAGGACTACGAGAGCGTCGCGGGCGAGGTCCACGAGGAAGACTTCGTCTACGCGCCGTTCCACACGCCGTTCCCGGGCATGGTCCGGAAGGCGGCGTTACTCGCGTTCCGCCACATCACCCGGAACACGGAAATCGAGGACGAACTGGCCGAGGAAATCGGTCGGCAACCCCGACCCGAGGCGTTCGACTCCGACGAGGAGTACCGTGACGCGCTCCGGGAGTACATGGACCTTCTCAAGGACACCGACCGCTACGCGGAGTGGTACGACACGACGATCGATCCGACCCTGACCATCGCCCGCGAGGTCGGCAACTGGTACACGGGCTCCGTCCACGTCGCCCGCGCGAGCGCCCTCAAACACGCTCGAGAGCAGGGCCGGGAGATGACCGGCGAAAAGATGCTCATCGGTTCCTACGGCAGCGGCGCACAGGCGGAGATCCATTCCGAGACGATTCGGGAGGGGTGGGCCGAGGAGATCGACGCCCTGAACGTCGACGAACAGCTCGCGGATCGCTACGAGATGTCGTGGGAGGACTACGAGGAGATCCACGACGCTCACAACCACGAGATGGACGTCGATGTCGAGGAGTTCACGACGCCCACCGAGGAGTTCGTCTTCGACGGCTGGGGCCGTATGGGCGAGCGGAAGTATCGGTACGTGGAGTAGCCTACGTACCTTTTTCCGCCTCGGGATTCCTCGTGGTTCGAGAAACCGTAGGTTTCTCGTCATCACGAAAGACGCTTCGCGCCGTTCGAACGACTTCGCTCGGAACCGCTCTCTGCTCGCGGGCCTTCGGCCCGCTCGCACGGCTCGAGGGACGCCTCGCGTCCCTCGTTGGGCGCAAAAATCTACGCTAAAAAGGCCGCCTCTGCGGACTTCGTCCGCTTCGGCGGTGAACCGCTCGCTTCGCTCGCGGATGCTCGAGGCGTTCACTCCTTCCCCTGAACTGAGCTTTCGTTAAGGGGCATAAAGATGGTCTGTGAGTTGTTCCAGAGTTCTTGGAAATCAAACGGGTTGCATATCGTATCAGTGGACTAATTTATAGGGGTATTGCATACCCGGACATGCCAGACAGTCCCGATCCTCCGGACTGGATCGTCGAGCGACCCGGCTTGACCGCGCTCGCGCTGCTCAGTGGTTTCCTCGCACTGTTCGTCCTCCTCCCGTATCTCCAGTACGTCCTGTTCGGCGTCGTTCTCGCGTACATTCTGCTGCCCGTCCAGCGACGGCTCGAGCAGTACATCAGACCGACGTTCGCAGCGATTGCGGTGGTGATCGGGACGTTACTCGTCGTCCTGATCCCGCTCATCTACGTCATCTCGGTCGCGGTTCGACAGTCGCTTCGGCTGGTCCGCTCGATCAGGCAGGGCGAAATCGACGTCGAGACGGTCGAGGGAATACTCGAGACCAACGGCTACGCGGTCGATCTCGTCGATCTGTACGAATCGAATCAGGGTCGAATCGCGGCCGGCATCCAGGAAGTCACGTCGGGAGCGATCGGTCTTGTCGGTAGTTTGCCGAGTATGTTCATCGGACTGACGGTAACGCTGTTCGTCCTCTTCGCCCTCTTGCGGGATGGGGACCGACTCGTCGCGTGGTTCCAGTGGGTGTTGCCGATCGACGACGAGATTACGGACGAACTTCGCACGGGACTGGATCAGCTCATGTGGGCCTCTGTCGTCGGAAACGTCGCTGTCGCGGCCATTCAGGCGGTGATGCTCGGGGTCGGGCTGGCGATCGCCGGCGTCCCCGCAGTCGTTTTCCTCACCGTCGCGACGTTCGTCCTGACGCTGCTCCCGCTCGTCGGCGCGTTCGGGATCTGGATCCCCGCGGCGGCCTACCTGGTCGCGATAGGGCGGCCGACAGCCGGCGCGGCGATGGCCGTCTACGGACTGCTCGTCACCTTCTCGGATTCGTACCTGCGTCCCGCGCTGATCGGTCGGACCAGCGCCTTCAACTCCGCTATCGTCGTCGTGGGGATCTTCGGCGGCCTCATCGTCTTCGGTGCCGTCGGGCTGTTCATCGGGCCGGTCGTCCTCGGCGGCGCGAAACTCACCCTCGATTGCTTCGCTCGAGCGCGTACCGATCAACCGATAGCCGGGGCCGTCACCGAAGGCGAGGGAAGAGGGGATGGCCCCGGGGAGCCGGCCAGCGAACCGGAATCCGCGACCGAGTCGGACGAGGGCGCGGGTGTTGAATCAGCGACTGATCCGGGCGATAACTCGCGTTCCGACTCGTAATCGAACTACCGACATCGCTACTCGTTCTTCCACTCGCCGGATTTTACGCCGTGAATCTCTCCTTTCGCCTTCCGTCCCCCGGGCCACAGTCCGAGTACGATCACGCTCACGAAGAAGAGGCCGAGAACTGCCGCAACGACCGCACCGTGAATCCCCGGTAACTCGGCGGCTTCCGTCCACTGCTGCTCCGGGGTAAACATCGTGACTTTGAACGCCCAGCCGACCCCTGCCACCGTGAACAGGAGCCCGTACACGCGACGAATACGCCGAGAGAGGGCCTCTCGAGTCGATACCTTGAACGTCGGGTTCCGGAGATCATCGCTCAGTTCCTCGCGCCAGGCCGGATGTTCGACGCCGACGGGCTCGAAGGCGTTCGCGAACACGTTCTCCTGAATGAACCGGACGCGGGCGCGCCAGTGGTCGTAGAACCGGTAGCGGCGGACCTCGTAAAACAGGAAGATCGAGAGGACGAACATTCCGATCAGGAGCAGGAAGGCAGGCATATTCCGACTCGAGAAGACGATCGAGAGCAACGCGGCGAGGAGCGTAATCGCCCAGTCGGTCGTCCGATCGATCCGATCCTGCGCGCTGTTGGCCTGACTGACCTCCCCGCGATAGAAGTGAGGGAGCACGCCGAGCAGCGAGTCGGTGTCGGCCGCGGCCGCCGCCCCGATCTCCTGGTCCCCGGGATCGAGCGGACCGTCTCGAGCGTCCCGTTCCTCCCCGCCGTCTCCCTCGAGTTCCCCGTCTCGGGTCTCGCTATCGTCCGCACGTGTCTCGTCGCCTGCGTCGACCATGCGACCCTCCGACACCGGCGTCTTGTATAGTGGTCCGTGTAGCGCCTGCAGGGTGGCGGAGACGGCGACGACCGGCCCGTCAGTCCGAAACGAGTGCGTTCATAACCCCGTGCCCGCTAGAGACGTGTATCGTGTCTCGGATCGAACGACGCAATCGACGCGGGTGGGGGCGGACGGGAGCGATCGATCGAGACCACCGCTAATCATGCACGGATCACACGCCACGGGGAGCCCGTACGCTCCCCACACGAACGAGGACCGCGCGGCGATGCTCGAGGCGGTCGGTGCGGGAAGTGTCGAAGACCTCTTCGACATTCCGGCCGACGTCGCGTTCGAGGGCCGCTTCGGCATCGACGCACGCACGGAACGGGAAACGCGACGACTGGTTCGATCTATCCTGGGTCGCAACGACGACGTGACCGAACTGCTCGGACGCGGCCACTACGGCTACTACATTCCGTCGCTGGTCGACCACCTCGCGGATCGCTCGGAGTTTCTCACGTCGTACACGCAGTACCAGCCGGAGATCTCACAGGGGTTCCTGCAGGCCCTGTTCGAGTACCAGTCGCTGCTGGTCGAACTGACCGGCCTCACGATCGCGAACTGCTCGATCTACGACGCGGCGACGGCGCTCGGCGAGGCCGCGACGCTGGCCGATCGCGTCCGCGAGACGACGGGCCACCGCGTGCTCGTTCCCGAACTCCTGCGGGAAGAACGGCGGAGCACGCTCGAGAACTACGTGTCCGGTACCGATCTCGCCGTCGAGGAGTATCCGATCGACGACGGGAACGTCGACCTCGCAGGGCTCAAGGCGACCGTCGACGAGGAGGTCGTGATGCTCTACGCCGAGAACCCGACCGTGCGCGGGACGATCGAGGAGCACCTCGCGGCGGTCGGCGACCTCGCTGACGACAACGACGCGCTCTACGCGCTCGGCTCGGATCCGATCGCGCTGTCCCTACTCGAGCGGCCCGTCGATGTCGGTGCCGACGTCGTCGTCGGCGACGCGAGCGTGCTCGGCCTCCCGACGAGTTAC containing:
- a CDS encoding DUF2150 family protein; protein product: MSNPPTEFYSEERWQNWIGRIKDEDIDPEDESSARLLLNLQDDTAIAIAKIVAAYDDDELDQEDALGEIADVREIVLSEVDIEDEEKLILVDGVQTSLVCVFFAAEEYVANGPADEGSVGDYLGAAADAEAEEDLDAALGYAAQAGTLIIDGNELDMTVAEDLEYGLVTEWINGLDSLQSAMSDPEVVEEDE
- the hmgB gene encoding hydroxymethylglutaryl-CoA synthase, which codes for MTAVGIDAVEIWTGNLKLDLPGTFAPEKGEDPEKYTKGLGLNASSFPDSYEDIVTMGANAAHRLMERKGLEPADIGRIDVATESAFDNSKPVSTYVAGCLEQVYDDDFHHANKGERKFACIAGTQSLDDAYNWIRAGRNRGRSALVIATDTALYARGDDGEATQGAGAVAMLISEDPNLVELSAEQGYGSADETDFLKPNQQFPSVDGKRSVQVYLARMREALEDYESVAGEVHEEDFVYAPFHTPFPGMVRKAALLAFRHITRNTEIEDELAEEIGRQPRPEAFDSDEEYRDALREYMDLLKDTDRYAEWYDTTIDPTLTIAREVGNWYTGSVHVARASALKHAREQGREMTGEKMLIGSYGSGAQAEIHSETIREGWAEEIDALNVDEQLADRYEMSWEDYEEIHDAHNHEMDVDVEEFTTPTEEFVFDGWGRMGERKYRYVE
- a CDS encoding AI-2E family transporter, yielding MPDSPDPPDWIVERPGLTALALLSGFLALFVLLPYLQYVLFGVVLAYILLPVQRRLEQYIRPTFAAIAVVIGTLLVVLIPLIYVISVAVRQSLRLVRSIRQGEIDVETVEGILETNGYAVDLVDLYESNQGRIAAGIQEVTSGAIGLVGSLPSMFIGLTVTLFVLFALLRDGDRLVAWFQWVLPIDDEITDELRTGLDQLMWASVVGNVAVAAIQAVMLGVGLAIAGVPAVVFLTVATFVLTLLPLVGAFGIWIPAAAYLVAIGRPTAGAAMAVYGLLVTFSDSYLRPALIGRTSAFNSAIVVVGIFGGLIVFGAVGLFIGPVVLGGAKLTLDCFARARTDQPIAGAVTEGEGRGDGPGEPASEPESATESDEGAGVESATDPGDNSRSDS
- a CDS encoding DUF2270 domain-containing protein, giving the protein MVDAGDETRADDSETRDGELEGDGGEERDARDGPLDPGDQEIGAAAAADTDSLLGVLPHFYRGEVSQANSAQDRIDRTTDWAITLLAALLSIVFSSRNMPAFLLLIGMFVLSIFLFYEVRRYRFYDHWRARVRFIQENVFANAFEPVGVEHPAWREELSDDLRNPTFKVSTREALSRRIRRVYGLLFTVAGVGWAFKVTMFTPEQQWTEAAELPGIHGAVVAAVLGLFFVSVIVLGLWPGGRKAKGEIHGVKSGEWKNE
- the gcvPA gene encoding aminomethyl-transferring glycine dehydrogenase subunit GcvPA, which produces MHGSHATGSPYAPHTNEDRAAMLEAVGAGSVEDLFDIPADVAFEGRFGIDARTERETRRLVRSILGRNDDVTELLGRGHYGYYIPSLVDHLADRSEFLTSYTQYQPEISQGFLQALFEYQSLLVELTGLTIANCSIYDAATALGEAATLADRVRETTGHRVLVPELLREERRSTLENYVSGTDLAVEEYPIDDGNVDLAGLKATVDEEVVMLYAENPTVRGTIEEHLAAVGDLADDNDALYALGSDPIALSLLERPVDVGADVVVGDASVLGLPTSYGMGLGLFATREEYLRQVPGRLVGVSEDATDRRAFTLTLQTREQHIRRERATSNICTNQAWVALRTAIHAAVLGPTGMVDLAKRDVTRARDLAERLDDIVGVKAPVHDRHHVREFVARVDQPARAVAEDLERLGFAVHVLGDHEIQVCIAGVPDERIDRFVEALEEVAR